The DNA region GGGAGCTGGTGATTCTGCTGCCACCACACCTACGTAAGTTTTTACCTTGTCCTGATTGTGACATATTGTACTGACTTATTTACAGAGGCCCATCAGCTTCATTTGGTGcggctggaggaggtagtGGTCATCATGGCGGTTCGtatgaccaccaccaccagcaacgcGATCATCGGGATTATCGCGACCATAGGGAGCCCATGGGCGAGTCCAGACAACTCACCTATGGCAGAAACATTCAGGCGCAAGCCTTCGTCTCCCCCAACAACGATCCTGAGTATGCCACCGCcgaagaggcagaggcggcGTTCGTGAAGCTCCTTCGCAGCAGTAAAGTCCAGCCTGATTGGACCTGGGAGCAGGCTATCCGCGCCATTGTCAAAGATCCCCAGTTCCGCGCCATCAAAGATCCGAGGGATCGCAAAGCTGCCTTTGAGAAGTATTGCCACGATGTCGTTGTGCAAGACAAGGAACGTGCCAAGGAAAGACTGACTAAACTTCGCGCTGACTTCGCCACCATGCTCCGGAGCCATCCAGAGATTAAGCACTACACCCGGTGGAAGACAGCCCGGCCCATGATCGAGGGCGAGACCATCTTCCGCTCGACTAACGACGAGAACGAGCGCCGTCAGTTGTTCGAGGACTACGTTAGTGACCTCAAACGGGCTCACAAGGAGCAGCAGGTCACAATGCGCAAGAGCGCTATGGATGGTCTGATCGAACTGCTTCCCACTCTCAGTTTGGAGCCCTACACTCGCTGGGCTGAAGCACAAGGTACCATCCAGAACACCCCCTTGTTTCAAAGTGATGAGAAGTACAAGACACTCAGCAAGTTTGACGTGTTGACCGTCTTCCAAAATCATGTCAAGTCCTTGGAACGTAACTTCAACGACTCAAagcaggaagagaagaacaagaaattCCGCCAGGAGCGGAAAGCTCGTGATAACTTCAAAGTCCTCCTCACAGAGCTGAAGAGGGATGGCAAAATCACTGCCGGCACCACCTGGACCCAGATACACCCCCTGATCGCAGACGCTGCTCGCTACAGAGCTGTCGCCGGTAATCCCGGGTCTACTGCCATGGAGCTGTTTTgggatgttgttgaggaggaagagcgcGCTCTCAGGGGCACTCGCAATGATGTGCTTGACGTTATTGGTGTAAGTGCTCCCGATATGGATTCCAACAAAATGCAAGCTGACAAGTCGATTCAGGACAAACGATTCGAAGTCACCCCGAAGACCACTTTTGAAGAGTTTGAGGCAGTCGTCAGGGGTGATGCTCGTACGGCTAACATTGAACGTAAAATTCTTGAGCTTATTTTTGAACGGGTAGGTTCTTTTCATCGCAAATTGACCATGATGAACAGGGCTGACGTGTCCATGACAGGTCCAGCAGAAGCGCACAAAGCGCACAGACGAAGACAAGGTGCAGCGCCGCGCTCTCGATGACCTTCGTGTAGCCATGAAACGGTTGGAGCCTCCCATCACCGTCACTGATACTTACGAACAGGTGAAGGCCAGGCTTGTCCAGTCTGAGGCATTCCGGACTGTGAACTCTGAGGAAGCTCGTCGGGGCGCCTTTGACAAGTATATTCGTCGCCTtaaggagaaggatgaggaaaATGAAAACGAGCGCCAACGCCGTCGGGAACGCCCAGATGGGCATCGTGATAGAGGTGAGCGATCCTACCGAAGTGGACGTTCTGCTAggagccgcagccgcagccccGAACACAATACCTATGAGGCCGATCGTCGCCACGCCATGGCCGACCGCGAGCGTAACTACAGAAAAACCAGTGCGGCCGAGGTTCTACTTTCCGATCGTCGTTCTGCCGATGGCCACCACGATTCAGTGCGTGATCGGGAACGTGACAGGGACCGTGATCGGGATCGCATCTCTGAGCGAGATCGTGAACGTGACCGCGACCGCGACCGTGAGAGAGATCGTGATCGGGCCCGCGACTATCGGGATCGTGATCGTGACCGGGACCGTGAGCGAGATCGCGACCGGGATCACGGCCGTGACCGCGATAGAGACCGTGACAGAGATCACCGCGACCATCGCGACTATGACCGGCGCTCTCGCCCCGCCGACGACTTCAACCACTACGATCGTGAGCGCCGCACACGTGAGGAGGATCGGGAACGTATTTATCGCAGGCGAGTAC from Podospora pseudoanserina strain CBS 124.78 chromosome 1, whole genome shotgun sequence includes:
- the PRP40 gene encoding U1 snRNP protein (BUSCO:EOG09261K9J; EggNog:ENOG503NU8D; COG:A), with the translated sequence MNGHFAPPGAPAVWTEHKTPDGRTYYYNILTKVTQWTKPEEMMTPAERALANQPWKEYTAEGGRKYWYNTETKQSSWEMPDVYKRALGAGDSAATTPTGPSASFGAAGGGSGHHGGSYDHHHQQRDHRDYRDHREPMGESRQLTYGRNIQAQAFVSPNNDPEYATAEEAEAAFVKLLRSSKVQPDWTWEQAIRAIVKDPQFRAIKDPRDRKAAFEKYCHDVVVQDKERAKERLTKLRADFATMLRSHPEIKHYTRWKTARPMIEGETIFRSTNDENERRQLFEDYVSDLKRAHKEQQVTMRKSAMDGLIELLPTLSLEPYTRWAEAQGTIQNTPLFQSDEKYKTLSKFDVLTVFQNHVKSLERNFNDSKQEEKNKKFRQERKARDNFKVLLTELKRDGKITAGTTWTQIHPLIADAARYRAVAGNPGSTAMELFWDVVEEEERALRGTRNDVLDVIGVSAPDMDSNKMQADKSIQDKRFEVTPKTTFEEFEAVVRGDARTANIERKILELIFERVQQKRTKRTDEDKVQRRALDDLRVAMKRLEPPITVTDTYEQVKARLVQSEAFRTVNSEEARRGAFDKYIRRLKEKDEENENERQRRRERPDGHRDRGERSYRSGRSARSRSRSPEHNTYEADRRHAMADRERNYRKTSAAEVLLSDRRSADGHHDSVRDRERDRDRDRDRISERDRERDRDRDRERDRDRARDYRDRDRDRDRERDRDRDHGRDRDRDRDRDHRDHRDYDRRSRPADDFNHYDRERRTREEDRERIYRRRVLERDVDELPYGDERPSSSSRRPRPEEDDHDRRSPRQAKRIKVEDDRAATPSAATATAQPKSAAAAPAAIKEEKPSPSVRAGSEEGEIEED